The segment CAGGTACCAACTCGAGTATACTTACACTCGATTACCCGCCCCTACTTGCTCATttgcatcctaaggattcttacttgggctactTACAGATccaatgctttcagtagtactagcccaatactaccttccataccaacCTATAGTCACCCCAATTCCTtctcctaggatcccaattcacaagtactctaactCTCACGAATAAcatactactctctcagtagacccCTTATATGCTTATCTAGGTATCTCTTTTAGATTATCCCTCAACTCAGAACTCTCTCTAAGTGATTCCTGCTAAATACTTCTACTCAACATATACTTACGACCAATATCAGATAGCAGCAACTCCTAGaccaagacatcacaaatcaGGTAACTCTATCCGTAAATATGAAATAcgtagcctatcctctagcatgcatccctaacATCTCATCAATATCTCATAAGataaataagtaagggtattttgggaaatcaccgttcgggctttggctgattgtacacactgctccaactcgttttctcttaaaactctttctcatttttgaaaaatcatttcttttgaattttttttctcaaatcctctgTTTGAGTCCTGCATACCCGAAAGTACATCCGAAttcatcaaaccaaggctctgataccaacttgtaaaaccataaattttcaaaacaaaattttcattttcaaacacatAAAAACTCATATTATATTTTCTCAAAACATAATTGTCTCAAAGGTCAACACAAATCCACAAAATAATGTCACTATCCCAAAATCCTCAATATAGTCTCGAGccgatgtgtacaatcaagtcagcgccttctcgtgatcctgagaagtacctgaaacacataacccataacacggtaagcacgaagcttagtgagttccctaaaataccacacatatcataTTCGCCTCCCATGGCTATGCTCGAattagaccctccggtcaatgtgtctcagtgggaccctccggtcccacaactcgggtggatcctccggtcctaactcggtataatacacaacataaatcataaaagACATAACGCATGATATCATAATACTCAatatagcacataagaccctccggtcacacatagattACCAtgcaaggtaagtatagtgagaaaactcacctcgtaagcaagcaaataAACCTCGTACACAAATCACCGAATCTACCTCCGCCTAGCACAtgtgataattatctctaattaacactttaatcacaactctaaataactaagttattttctctctctaactcttggaatgggtaaaagaacattttacccctccatggtctccataatccCTGCCATagccaaaccctaaagtcaacagaagtcaacactcgagtgaACAATCCacgttgactcgactcgtcgagtccatctatgtgactcgtcgagtcaccttgttTTCTTCAGAATGTCGTGAAAatccaacttaactcgtcgagttgtctcatcaactcactGAGTTACTCATGTCCAAACtcgtcggggaaaaccctagccgacttgtcgagtcggctcattgactcggcgagtctattcagtctatattctcattcagacgttttaaggaAAATCTACCACTCCAAACTccagatctagcctcccaaggcttgaatgtcacgtaaagcacAAGcttttacgttcatgcatggcacaTTAGGCTCATAATGCCAATACAAACTACAACAAGGGTTAGATGCACAAAAGCTAGTCTCTAGCTCCATAAAGCTCGGATCTTCGGGCTAACAAGTCTTCCTacagttcagatctgaggtttcaacctcatGATATGCCCAAATAACTCATTGTCCAAACATGGATGGGAGAATACCCTAAAAACCTCCGTAAACTCAGATCTCACAAAGGAAAGGTAAAGATAGAAGCTTTTTTACCTTTGCGTTGAAGCTAATCACTGAAGAACTTTGGATCTATAGCCCCTCCTTGATCCAACACTTCAATCTCTCCAAATCTCCTTTCAAAGATGCATAAAaccactctctctctcttacaAACACACAAATCAGTCtgatcgattagggtttcacatagggGAGTTGGGTGGCTGGTGAGACAGAAATGAGGGGTTAAGCCCCTTTAAATATGATTCAACCacggaaaattagggtttcctcacccagagccaacttgccgagttggtctcTCCGACTCGTCGAATTGGTTGTAAATCCCACGTGGTCAAAtatgtctctactcgacgagttgaggcaccaactcgtcgagttgctcagaaattctaaaaataaatatataaataatatatctgggagtccggatgttacacaaaagcacaacaaaacttgttgaaaatgacCAAATCtataacttttcaaaagtttggaCCTTAGCCAGGTAAAATAGAAATTATAGGAATCATTTTtgcattttgttaaaaaaaactaCCTAGGAAAAACAAACTTATCCTTTTGAGAAAATAGAAAGTTATCATTCCATTCCAACATGTAACTGAAAAGAGTTATCCGGTAATTCCTTTTATTATTACTATTGTTTAGTTTAATATCATGGTCTTTATAATCATTTAAAATCTTTTCAGCACTTATACATGAGATGTTTGACTGCATTGGAGGTGAGCCCATTAATCAACACACGGTGGGATGCTTTGGAACAGACCCCCAACAACATTGATGGTCTTCTTGAGACTTCtggttaattagtattgataaaagTAAGGGGTTGTGCTCGAGACGGTGAATTTTGCCTACTTGTGTGTTATGTGGTAATATCGCAATGATCGGATATTTAAGTACAAAACTCTATCTTAGCCAACAACATCAAGTTTGCTTCTGTTAATTGGCTTCAGATCAGTTCTATAAAAATATCAGTTTGGGGTAAATGGTGTACCAACCATATGTGATATGATGTGTTTCGGGTTCTATTTGGTCTATCTAGCTTCTACATGTCTAAACAGCCTATATCTAGGTGAAATTTACAAACCTTTTTTTAAATATACTTACAAAATAAAGTTAAaacaatttataaataaataaactctTCATGAACCTGCTTCCTTTTTTTAGATGAAATATTTACCATAACCGCTGTTCAAAAAAATTACTATACCAACTGATTTATGCAGTGACCTCTACATTAATTCCAGTCTAATTCTTCACGAAGATTCTAGTTTTGTTTTCCTCTTTGCAAATttcatcagaaaaaaaaaataataataataataaataaataaataagacaaactTTAAAACTTTCTGAGAATTAAAACCTAAATCAAGAAACATCCAAACTCTCCAGTCATCCACTTGTCAAATTTTAATCAACATGCAAATCTTTATATATGACTATACTTCATATTCTGCAACATGGAGGATGTCCTCAACACAACCAAGATCTGGTGTCATTTTCTGGACGAGACACATCAACATTAGAATAATAGGTGTCACTTCTGCTCTAAGAATATTTTTTGAATTCATCTACCAGTCGAAAACTCTGATCAGTTATAAATAGAACAGAAGTGTTCATAACCTCATCAGTTATCAATCAACCTTTAATTAAAGAAAAGGTTAAACACATAGATAAGAGAAACATGAAGATAAAAAAGAGTTTTGTTTTGTTGGCTCTTTTATTTGCTATCAGTATCGTTATATCCTCCGCAAGATCAATTGAGACTGCTGATGACAGTGAGTTAACTCCCTAATTTCTGGTTTTGATTGGGTTTTAGGGTCTAATGTATGCAGAAGACGATTTGATGTAAAAGGAAATTTAAACGTTATTTGTTACAATATCAAGTCCAGCTTTTTTAATGAATTGATTCGCATAGAAACGTCTTTAATTTTGTGTTGCATGCGAAGTGATTGTGGTGTTTTGCGTCAATTAAATAATTTCAACTTTTTATTTGATTGGTATCATGTATAATGCATGGACTTTGACATATCTGTTTTTCGTAACTCTATCATACAGTAATTCTTTAATATTTTCGTGAAAAGAAGGATTAGTAACTTTGTGAAATTCGTGGATTTCAGACTTGGGAAGGGAAGCACTTGGTGAAAAAAAGAAACGCTTGAGTGATGAGGTTGGTGTAGTAGGAACCACTAGTCTTGAAGTAGACAATGGTGCTATTGCGGGCAGCGGAGGAGGTAGTGGTGGAGGAAGCGTAGGAGGTGGTGGCAGTAGTGGAGGAGGCGGTAGCCATGGGGGTGGTGGCAGTGGTGGAGGTGGCGGCAGCCATGGGGGTGGTGGTAGTAGTGGAGGTGGCGGCAGCCATGGAGGTGGTGGCAGTAGTGGAGGAGGCGGCAGCCATGGAGGTGGTGGCAGTGGTGGAGGTAAGGGAGGTAGCGGTGGAGGTAGCCATGGGGGTGGTGGCAGCAGTGGAGGAGGCGGTAGCCACGGAGGTGGTGGCAGTAGTGGAGGCGGCAGCCACGGAGGTGGTGGCAGTAGTGGAGGCAAGGGAGGTAGCGGAGGTGGTGGCGGTAGTGGAGGAAGTGGAGGTAGCGGCAGTAGTGGTGGTGGAGGAAGTGGAGGGGGTAGCAAgggaggtggtggaggaagtgGAGCGGGTAGCGGAGGGGGTAGCAAAGGAGGAGGCGGTGGAAGCGGAGGAAGCAAAGGGGGAGGTGGTGGAAGCGGAGGAAGCaagggaggaggtggtggtagtggtggaagTGGTAGTGGAGGGGGTAGCAAAGGAGGGGGTGGAAGCGGAGGGGGTAGCAAGGGAGGCAGTGGAGGCAGTGGAGGGGGAGGGGGTAGCAAGGGAGGCAGTGGAGGCAGTGGAGGGGGAGGGGGTAGCAAGGGAGGCAGTGGAGGCAGTGGAGGGGGAGGAAGCAAGGGAGGCGGTGGCGGTGGAGGTGGAGGGAGCAAAGGAGGAGGTGGCAGTGGAGGTGGAGGAGGCAGCGGCGGAGGGGGAGGCAGTGGTGGAGGGAGCAAAGgaggcagtggtggtggtggcagcgGCAGCGGTCACAAGGGAGGTGGCGGACACGGCGGCAGTGGAGGTGGTGGAGGACACGgcggcagtggtggtggtggtagtggaggAGGAGGTGGACACGGCGGGAGTGGCGGAGGAAGTGGAGGAGGCGGACACGGCGGTGGGAGTGGCGGAGGATCAGGTGGAGGTCACAAGGGAGGGGGCGGCAGTGGTGGTTCTGGTGGAGGTGCAGGAGGAGTCAGCATCGGTGCCGAAGAATGAATAACAGGAGAAGATGCCTTCAATGTTTAAAGGAAGTACGCATTATGTAATTACTGTTGTAGAAATAACAGTACGTACTAAGTTGGTCGATATTATAAGATATAAGAAGCTAATATACTACTATTAATTACAAAAAACGACTCATGTGTGTGATATGTTATGTTCGCCAAAGCTTGAGTACACTTGTTAGAACGTTGCTTATTAAAATTTCTGTACCTCAAGCCTAAAAGTTGTCATTCTATGCATGTTGAGTGATATCGTATAGCCCATTTAATTTGGCAAATACTTAAAGTTCTTTTTTCTTGATAAttgcaatatttaatatttgtcAACAAAAAATGAGTCCCAACTTTATATAAATTTGGATCGGTAATGAAAAAAGTAGAGAGCAATGGTCAATGTGTAAATATGTTTTGGGATTGTAAGCTTGTTGAAATCGAAACCTTTGTGCATGAATCTTGTTTCTTTTTACTTTTCCACAAATAGGGAGTTttcttttggtaaaaaaaaaaagtttttttacaAATTCAAACTGTTGTGTAtgaattttgtttcttttttactgtTCTACAAATAGGGTGTCTTTCATTTGCTAAaaacatggttttttttttttttttttaataaggtTCTTATGTGTTATGTAAAGTTGGGATGTTTCCTTTTCCCTATGTAGAAACAAGATTTTTAGATTTCATTTGCACATATTAGGTTGGGCCCATTCAATCAAATGGTATTTAATATATCTCTCTAGTATTTAATATATCAATCAAATGGTATTTAACAAGGTTTTAAAAAGTTCGGCTGTGCAGAACTTGTCCCTGTCGATAAGCTTTATAAAAACGCCTACATAACTCATATATTTGTATAAATATGAATAATAATTGGAAATACatataaaagtattaattatatataaaatttacgTCTTAAGCCGTGCATTACAAACGATGTGGTTTGTCAACGATAATAAAAGCTTAAAGTTTGACATTGCCGCTAAATCATGTATTATGTTATTTAGAAGATTGATATTTAATATATCTCTCTCCATATGCATTTGAGGCCCTTCCATTGCATTAACTATGACAACTTGCATTAACTATGACAACACATTGTTTTCCTATCTTTTGATTTAGAGttaattacacaaatggtccctatgttttGGATAACTTGCATTTGTGGTCTTtaccttatttttttaattcacaTGGTTTCTACAACATAATTTTGTTTCCTATCCAGCTAGCATTAAACCTAGTAATTATTTATCTCTCTCTTTCTTCCTCATCTCTTTAGATCACAACCTAATTCAAAATTTCCTACAATTGCCACTCACCTTCACCCGACCTCAACTGACAAAGCACTGACCAGCGTCATTGGAAAAATGTTGTAAATTGCCTTTATCGAAACTTGGAGGAGGAGGTAAGACATTTGTAACTTTTTTTTCTCATCAAAATCACGAGTTCTTCCACCTGCAACCTTTTTCTTGTTGGAAATATCATTAGAAATAAAACTAACAAGCTCATGAAAAATCAAGATTTAGTC is part of the Lactuca sativa cultivar Salinas chromosome 7, Lsat_Salinas_v11, whole genome shotgun sequence genome and harbors:
- the LOC128126984 gene encoding uncharacterized protein LOC128126984 produces the protein MKIKKSFVLLALLFAISIVISSARSIETADDNLGREALGEKKKRLSDEVGVVGTTSLEVDNGAIAGSGGGSGGGSVGGGGSSGGGGSHGGGGSGGGGGSHGGGGSSGGGGSHGGGGSSGGGGSHGGGGSGGGKGGSGGGSHGGGGSSGGGGSHGGGGSSGGGSHGGGGSSGGKGGSGGGGGSGGSGGSGSSGGGGSGGGSKGGGGGSGAGSGGGSKGGGGGSGGSKGGGGGSGGSKGGGGGSGGSGSGGGSKGGGGSGGGSKGGSGGSGGGGGSKGGSGGSGGGGGSKGGSGGSGGGGSKGGGGGGGGGSKGGGGSGGGGGSGGGGGSGGGSKGGSGGGGSGSGHKGGGGHGGSGGGGGHGGSGGGGSGGGGGHGGSGGGSGGGGHGGGSGGGSGGGHKGGGGSGGSGGGAGGVSIGAEE